In one window of Armatimonadota bacterium DNA:
- the srlD gene encoding sorbitol-6-phosphate dehydrogenase codes for MTCQRLRDRVAMVTGAAQGLGTAIAHRLAAEGARVVVADINWDGARKIAGDIEREHGTRALEARCDVTNEDEVAAAVKAAVDDFGRLDILVSNAGILIAGDVAEFAAADWRKVMEVNLVGYFLCAREAAKVMRQQRSGVIIQINSKSGKKGSFKNSAYAASKFGGIGLTQSLALELAPEGIRVNSVCPGNLLDSPLWVDSLYEQYAERWGMSKEEVRRKYEEQVPLGRGCTYDDVCNVVVFLAGDEASYMTGQAINVTGGQEMR; via the coding sequence GTGACATGTCAACGCCTGCGCGATCGCGTCGCCATGGTCACCGGGGCCGCGCAGGGGCTCGGGACGGCCATCGCACATCGGCTCGCCGCCGAGGGCGCGCGCGTCGTCGTCGCGGACATCAATTGGGATGGCGCGCGCAAGATTGCCGGGGATATCGAGCGCGAGCACGGCACGCGGGCGCTCGAGGCGCGCTGCGACGTCACCAATGAGGACGAAGTCGCCGCGGCGGTCAAGGCGGCAGTGGACGACTTCGGCCGGCTCGACATCCTGGTGAGCAACGCGGGCATCCTCATCGCCGGGGACGTCGCCGAGTTCGCGGCCGCGGACTGGCGCAAAGTCATGGAGGTCAACCTCGTCGGATACTTCCTGTGCGCGCGCGAGGCGGCGAAGGTCATGCGGCAGCAGCGCAGCGGCGTCATCATCCAGATTAACTCGAAGTCGGGCAAGAAGGGCAGCTTCAAGAACTCGGCCTATGCGGCGAGCAAATTCGGCGGCATCGGGCTGACTCAGAGCCTGGCGCTTGAACTCGCGCCCGAGGGCATCCGCGTCAACTCGGTCTGTCCCGGGAACTTGCTCGATTCGCCGCTGTGGGTGGACAGCTTGTACGAGCAGTACGCGGAACGCTGGGGGATGTCCAAGGAGGAAGTGCGGCGCAAGTACGAAGAACAGGTGCCGCTGGGGCGCGGCTGCACGTACGACGACGTGTGCAATGTCGTCGTGTTCCTCGCCGGCGATGAAGCGTCCTACATGACAGGCCAGGCGATCAACGTCACCGGCGGACAGGAGATGCGCTAA
- a CDS encoding dehydrogenase E1 component subunit alpha/beta, which yields MVKEVDVLPDFTPGTIELGAIREFAHDRTLADEMAAGLTREQVLLMLERMETIRAFEEMIVDLKNARFAPLEGFRFVGATHLSLGQEGVAVGAMSALRPDDYITSTHRGHGHSIAKGAYAIDAMTPDELCHFLGVCAPPENAQHEAQRFHLLQTMSELLGKERGYCRGRGGGMHIADFNVAHLGANAIVGGSYGIAVGAALSSHLLGNGRVTLCITGDGAANNGICHEAYNFACMKQFSNGLPVIFLIENNQYGMTGQQVWEVTGIDHLARRGAGYNDAAMHAEVVNGMDALAVRDAVTRAAELCRRAEGPVLLECLTYRYMGHSLSDMRTTYRTKKEEEAWRAEDPIDRLRRQLLEAEVADEAELDAVRERARDAIREVTVTAGESEDPEACTIHEGLLTDTTSDDISPDLATTKTYKKPAKVKRDSEGQILYRHAIAEALTEEMMRDRRVVLYGEDVADYGGAFQVTRGLIEVFGRERVFDTAISEAAIVGTAAGAAMTGLRPVAEIMYIDFILLAMDQVGNQAAKVRYMFGGKAKVPMVVRTTVGGGKGYAGQHSQSLEAVVTMFPGLKVVAPWSAYDAKGLLKSAIRDDNPVMFIEHQLLYTEKGAVPEEEYTVPLGKAAVVRPGEDVTVATYSRNVGLALEAADMAAEDDVQVEVIDLRTLIPLDLETVLASVRKTGHLVLVTQAPLTGSYPQHVAYMVQANAWDALKAPMSIVAACDVPPPMAQTLETENLPTAEKIARAVLAAVGS from the coding sequence ATGGTCAAGGAAGTTGACGTACTGCCGGACTTTACCCCAGGGACGATTGAGCTCGGCGCCATTCGCGAGTTCGCCCATGATCGCACGCTCGCCGACGAGATGGCGGCCGGCCTGACGCGGGAGCAAGTCCTGCTCATGCTCGAACGCATGGAAACCATCCGCGCGTTCGAGGAGATGATCGTTGACCTCAAGAACGCGCGGTTCGCCCCGCTCGAAGGCTTCAGGTTCGTCGGCGCGACGCATCTCTCTCTGGGCCAGGAGGGAGTCGCGGTGGGCGCCATGTCGGCGTTGCGACCGGATGATTACATCACGAGCACTCACCGCGGCCATGGCCACTCCATCGCCAAGGGCGCCTATGCGATAGACGCGATGACGCCCGACGAGTTGTGTCACTTCCTGGGCGTCTGCGCGCCCCCGGAGAACGCTCAGCACGAGGCGCAGCGATTCCATCTGCTGCAGACGATGTCCGAGCTGCTGGGCAAGGAGCGCGGCTACTGCCGCGGCCGGGGCGGCGGCATGCACATCGCGGACTTCAACGTCGCTCACCTCGGCGCCAACGCGATCGTCGGCGGGTCGTACGGCATCGCCGTCGGGGCGGCGCTGTCGAGCCACCTCTTGGGCAACGGCAGGGTCACGTTGTGCATCACCGGCGACGGCGCGGCCAACAACGGCATCTGCCACGAGGCCTACAACTTCGCCTGCATGAAGCAGTTCAGCAACGGCCTGCCAGTCATCTTCCTCATCGAGAACAACCAGTACGGCATGACGGGCCAGCAGGTGTGGGAGGTGACCGGGATCGACCATCTCGCGCGGCGCGGCGCAGGCTACAACGACGCGGCGATGCACGCCGAGGTGGTCAACGGCATGGACGCGCTGGCGGTGCGCGACGCCGTGACCAGGGCGGCGGAGCTGTGCCGCCGCGCCGAGGGGCCAGTGCTTCTGGAATGCCTCACGTATCGATACATGGGCCATTCGCTGAGCGACATGCGCACCACGTACCGCACCAAGAAGGAAGAGGAAGCGTGGCGAGCCGAAGATCCGATCGACCGCCTGCGCCGGCAGCTTCTTGAGGCTGAAGTGGCTGACGAAGCCGAACTCGACGCCGTCCGGGAGCGCGCGCGCGATGCCATTCGCGAGGTGACCGTTACCGCAGGCGAGTCCGAGGATCCCGAGGCCTGCACCATCCACGAGGGGCTGCTCACCGACACGACCTCCGACGACATCAGCCCCGACCTCGCGACTACGAAGACCTACAAGAAGCCTGCAAAGGTGAAGCGCGACAGCGAAGGGCAGATCCTCTACCGCCACGCTATCGCCGAGGCGCTGACCGAGGAGATGATGCGTGACCGGCGCGTCGTGCTCTACGGCGAGGACGTCGCGGATTACGGCGGGGCATTCCAGGTGACGCGCGGGCTGATCGAGGTATTCGGTCGCGAGCGTGTTTTCGACACCGCGATATCCGAGGCGGCGATTGTGGGCACGGCCGCCGGCGCGGCGATGACGGGGTTGCGGCCGGTCGCCGAGATTATGTACATAGACTTCATCCTGCTCGCGATGGACCAGGTGGGCAACCAGGCGGCGAAAGTCCGCTACATGTTCGGCGGCAAGGCGAAGGTGCCGATGGTCGTGCGCACCACGGTCGGCGGCGGCAAGGGTTACGCGGGCCAGCACTCGCAGAGTCTCGAAGCCGTGGTCACGATGTTCCCGGGCCTGAAAGTCGTGGCGCCGTGGAGCGCGTACGACGCGAAGGGCCTGCTCAAGAGCGCCATCCGCGACGATAACCCGGTGATGTTCATCGAGCATCAACTCCTCTACACCGAGAAGGGCGCGGTGCCGGAGGAGGAATACACGGTGCCGCTGGGCAAGGCGGCGGTCGTGCGCCCGGGCGAGGACGTCACGGTCGCGACGTACTCGCGCAACGTGGGACTCGCGCTCGAAGCGGCGGACATGGCGGCCGAGGACGACGTCCAGGTTGAGGTCATAGACCTGCGGACGCTCATCCCGCTCGACCTGGAGACGGTGCTGGCGTCGGTGCGCAAGACCGGGCACCTGGTGCTGGTGACCCAGGCGCCGCTGACCGGTTCCTATCCGCAGCACGTCGCGTACATGGTGCAGGCCAACGCATGGGATGCGCTAAAGGCGCCGATGAGCATCGTCGCCGCCTGCGACGTGCCGCCGCCAATGGCGCAGACCCTGGAGACCGAGAACCTGCCCACCGCGGAGAAGATCGCTAGGGCGGTTCTGGCGGCCGTGGGGTCGTGA
- a CDS encoding alcohol dehydrogenase catalytic domain-containing protein, translating into MSDPAAGPATQAGSVPPTTLAWRLHGAGMDAFGRNGEPEELPLAQPGPREVLARVDALGLCFSDTKLIGLGAEHPRVYGRDLSADPVIPGHEVSLTIAAAGSEVRDRFRVGDRYIVQADAIFRGEARAYGYALPGGMTQYSVIGERIIDGDEGCYLIPVRTHIGYAEAALTEPWACVEASYRIKPRGGLKPAGTTLFLALSDATCGEYALSRGMDSQSAPATVVVANVGGAFMAWLRDRTKELESDLIEADAANADAVAALREQHAADGFDDIIVLGSSDPELIEAAAGLLAIGGVMNVVSRQPLPRPLRIDVGRIHYDDTDYVGGAGPDIAESYGVRDSELGDGPAWFIGAGGPMGQMHVQRAVERAAGPQVIVATDVDDERLSALEAKVGVSAAEHGKRLIVLNPNNLPAADFDGELRRAAPDRFSDIIVLAPVPALIEQAAAHLAAGGSLNIFAGLARGTTATLDLSEVCLRKVRWVGSSGSRIADLEYTLRATEAGKLSPNSSVAAIGDMRSVRDGLQAVKAGGFPGKVVIFPHIQGVPLTPLGDLRDRLPEVYAKLGPGETWTREAETELLRLKLPRRAEGGAR; encoded by the coding sequence ATGAGCGATCCCGCAGCCGGACCTGCCACACAGGCCGGGAGTGTACCGCCCACGACCCTCGCGTGGCGGCTGCACGGCGCGGGGATGGATGCCTTCGGCCGCAACGGCGAGCCGGAGGAGTTGCCGCTCGCGCAGCCCGGCCCGCGCGAGGTGCTAGCGCGGGTTGATGCCCTCGGCCTGTGCTTCAGCGACACCAAGCTGATCGGGTTGGGCGCCGAGCATCCGCGCGTGTACGGCCGCGATCTATCCGCCGATCCGGTGATCCCAGGACACGAGGTCAGCCTGACCATCGCGGCGGCGGGCTCGGAGGTGCGCGACCGGTTCCGCGTCGGCGACAGGTACATCGTTCAAGCCGACGCAATCTTCCGCGGCGAGGCGCGCGCGTACGGTTACGCCTTGCCCGGCGGCATGACTCAGTATAGCGTGATCGGCGAGCGCATCATTGACGGCGACGAGGGCTGCTACCTCATCCCGGTTAGGACGCATATCGGCTACGCGGAGGCCGCGCTGACCGAGCCGTGGGCGTGCGTCGAGGCATCTTACCGTATCAAGCCGCGCGGGGGCCTGAAGCCCGCCGGCACGACGCTCTTCCTGGCGTTGTCTGACGCGACCTGCGGCGAATACGCTCTGTCGCGGGGGATGGACTCGCAATCTGCGCCGGCCACGGTTGTCGTCGCCAACGTCGGCGGCGCGTTCATGGCCTGGCTGCGCGATCGTACGAAGGAACTCGAATCCGACTTGATTGAAGCGGATGCGGCGAATGCCGACGCAGTCGCGGCGCTGAGAGAGCAGCACGCGGCCGACGGCTTCGACGATATAATCGTGCTCGGATCGAGCGACCCGGAGCTGATCGAGGCAGCGGCAGGATTGCTCGCCATCGGCGGCGTCATGAATGTCGTCTCGCGCCAACCCCTCCCCCGCCCGCTGCGGATTGACGTCGGCCGCATTCATTATGACGACACGGACTATGTGGGCGGCGCAGGCCCGGACATCGCGGAATCGTACGGCGTCCGCGACAGCGAGCTTGGCGATGGGCCGGCGTGGTTCATCGGCGCCGGCGGCCCGATGGGGCAGATGCACGTGCAGCGAGCGGTGGAGCGCGCTGCAGGTCCCCAGGTGATCGTGGCGACGGATGTTGACGACGAGCGCCTGTCCGCGCTCGAGGCCAAGGTCGGCGTGTCCGCTGCTGAGCACGGGAAGCGCCTGATCGTGCTCAATCCGAACAACCTGCCGGCGGCGGATTTCGACGGCGAGCTGCGACGGGCGGCGCCGGACCGCTTCTCCGACATCATCGTGCTCGCGCCTGTGCCCGCGCTCATCGAGCAGGCGGCGGCGCACCTCGCGGCCGGGGGCTCGCTCAATATCTTCGCGGGCCTCGCCAGAGGAACCACGGCAACGCTTGACCTATCGGAGGTGTGCCTGCGCAAGGTCCGCTGGGTGGGCAGCAGCGGCTCGCGTATCGCCGACCTCGAGTACACGCTGCGCGCGACGGAGGCCGGCAAGCTGTCGCCCAACTCGTCGGTCGCGGCGATCGGCGACATGCGCTCCGTGCGCGACGGGCTGCAGGCGGTCAAGGCGGGGGGATTCCCCGGCAAAGTCGTCATCTTCCCGCACATCCAGGGCGTGCCGCTGACCCCGCTCGGCGACCTGCGCGACAGGCTGCCCGAGGTGTACGCCAAGCTCGGCCCAGGGGAGACGTGGACGCGGGAGGCGGAGACCGAACTGCTGCGCCTCAAGCTGCCGCGCCGCGCGGAGGGAGGTGCTCGGTGA
- a CDS encoding TIM barrel protein, producing the protein MARKVHLDIGINGAFLTRRWEEPDNFMRLTREVGFAYHEFCGDVLDPFFSGDREYQLTAAREIGDAAARHGVTITDIYTGVATHRFHGLSHNNAAVRERMKQWILDCMDLALAMGTDRIGGHWDAFSIETLSDPARTEWAFRNNYQTFRELSAAAAKKGIAAIYNEQMYIPSEIPWTLDQAREFLVEVNRDRPGAPVYLTIDVGHQAGEHYGLSGPDTDYVAWVERFGAFAEIIHLQQTTREASHHWPFTPEYNERGHVRIEKVLAAIERSHKEAASSAVADVLAPVEHTYLIGEIIPGSTKTEEKLLDELAESARHLRRFVPAGGLDITF; encoded by the coding sequence ATGGCGCGCAAAGTACACCTCGACATCGGCATCAACGGCGCGTTCCTCACCCGCCGCTGGGAAGAGCCCGACAACTTCATGCGCCTCACGCGCGAGGTCGGCTTCGCGTACCACGAGTTCTGCGGCGACGTCCTCGATCCGTTCTTCAGCGGCGACCGCGAGTATCAACTCACCGCCGCGCGCGAGATCGGGGACGCCGCCGCGCGCCACGGCGTCACCATCACCGACATCTACACCGGCGTCGCGACGCACCGCTTCCACGGGCTGTCGCACAACAACGCCGCCGTCCGCGAACGCATGAAGCAATGGATACTCGACTGCATGGACCTCGCGCTCGCCATGGGCACGGACCGCATCGGCGGCCACTGGGATGCCTTCTCGATCGAAACCTTAAGCGATCCGGCGCGGACGGAGTGGGCGTTCCGCAACAACTATCAGACCTTCCGCGAACTCTCAGCCGCCGCCGCCAAGAAGGGCATTGCCGCGATCTACAACGAGCAGATGTACATCCCGAGCGAGATCCCGTGGACGCTCGACCAGGCGCGGGAGTTCCTGGTCGAGGTCAACCGCGACCGCCCCGGCGCGCCGGTGTATCTGACGATTGACGTCGGTCATCAGGCGGGCGAGCACTACGGCCTGAGCGGCCCGGACACCGATTACGTCGCGTGGGTCGAGCGCTTCGGCGCATTCGCGGAAATCATCCACCTGCAGCAGACCACGCGCGAGGCGAGTCACCACTGGCCGTTCACGCCGGAGTACAACGAGCGCGGTCACGTGCGGATCGAGAAGGTGCTCGCGGCGATCGAGCGGTCGCACAAGGAGGCCGCATCGAGCGCTGTCGCGGATGTGCTGGCGCCGGTGGAACACACATATCTGATCGGGGAGATCATTCCCGGTTCGACGAAGACGGAGGAGAAGCTGCTCGACGAGCTAGCGGAATCGGCGCGGCACCTGCGACGGTTCGTCCCCGCGGGCGGCCTCGACATCACGTTCTGA
- a CDS encoding class II aldolase/adducin family protein, whose protein sequence is MAVSNDEQSIVHQLVAMSRALGDPECDYVILGEGNTSARVDDDRMYVKASGVSLCGIAEDGFVGVRRGKVIEMLDAGDLTDAQVAQGLREAMVDAALPRRPSVETLLHAYLLGLEGVNFIGHTHPTAVNAVLCSKEGKEAIGGRIYPDEIVVCGVAPVFVDYVDPGVPLARAVREHTQRYIEEYGCRPQSILLQNHGLIALGATATQVEAITATWVKTARIIIGATAFGGPRFLSRENVARIYTRPDEHYRRRGLTGDK, encoded by the coding sequence ATGGCAGTCAGCAACGACGAGCAGTCCATCGTGCATCAACTGGTGGCGATGTCGCGCGCGCTCGGCGATCCGGAGTGCGATTACGTGATCCTCGGTGAGGGGAACACGTCGGCGCGGGTGGACGACGATCGGATGTATGTGAAGGCGAGCGGCGTGAGCCTGTGCGGTATCGCGGAAGACGGCTTCGTGGGAGTGCGGCGCGGCAAGGTGATCGAAATGTTGGACGCAGGCGACCTCACCGACGCCCAGGTCGCACAGGGCCTGCGCGAGGCGATGGTTGACGCCGCCTTGCCCCGCCGACCTTCGGTCGAAACGCTGCTCCACGCCTATCTGCTCGGCCTCGAGGGGGTGAACTTCATCGGGCACACTCATCCCACCGCGGTCAACGCCGTTCTCTGTTCGAAGGAAGGCAAGGAGGCGATAGGCGGGCGCATCTATCCCGATGAAATCGTCGTGTGCGGGGTCGCGCCGGTATTCGTTGACTATGTTGATCCCGGAGTGCCGCTGGCTCGCGCTGTCCGCGAGCACACGCAGCGGTATATCGAGGAGTACGGCTGCCGGCCGCAGTCCATCCTGCTGCAGAACCACGGGCTGATTGCGCTCGGCGCAACGGCCACCCAGGTCGAAGCGATCACCGCGACGTGGGTCAAGACGGCGCGTATCATCATCGGCGCGACGGCCTTCGGCGGCCCGCGTTTCCTGAGCCGCGAGAATGTGGCGCGTATCTACACCCGCCCCGATGAGCACTATCGGCGCCGCGGCCTGACGGGTGACAAGTGA
- a CDS encoding neutral/alkaline non-lysosomal ceramidase N-terminal domain-containing protein: MKRVIWLAIIVALIGMLGLVAAQAGPLRAGAAAVDINVPEGAATCGYGDRAGIAYESIHDPIGAHALVLDDGNAKVAIVGVDVLGIGPEMRTAAVKGIAKTGIASDHLLLAATHTHSGPGHLYPVPALEMFFGKFRQDVLDAVTSAIVEAIVTADSRLEPAVIGAAEGTIKNACRNRRHDDGLIDETMSVIRVDAATGKPLAVVVNFAAHATVIGGEPVLISADFPRGVYDGVQRELGVPAIFFNGAQGDQSPGNPTQATGDRYARAKALGEALAAKALEIRSAIEPHADVTVTTAYEDVALPPATMPLMPKATGPYMSMAFDNALLVAVPGECISEIGRGVKDELRKSGKTPFFVGLANDQLGYILTEAEYNYDFGPGKEKGGYERTISLFGPKFGELTQSKLVELAEKANNGA; the protein is encoded by the coding sequence ATGAAACGCGTCATATGGTTGGCGATTATCGTCGCTCTGATCGGAATGCTCGGCTTGGTCGCGGCCCAGGCCGGCCCGCTGCGCGCCGGGGCGGCGGCAGTGGACATCAACGTTCCTGAGGGCGCCGCCACGTGCGGCTACGGCGACCGCGCCGGCATTGCGTACGAGAGCATTCACGATCCAATCGGCGCTCACGCCCTCGTGCTCGACGACGGGAATGCCAAGGTGGCGATTGTCGGGGTTGATGTCCTTGGCATCGGGCCGGAGATGCGCACCGCGGCGGTCAAGGGGATCGCGAAGACCGGCATCGCCTCCGACCATCTCCTGCTGGCAGCGACACACACCCATTCTGGGCCCGGACACCTCTACCCGGTGCCCGCGCTCGAGATGTTCTTCGGCAAGTTCCGTCAGGACGTTCTCGATGCGGTGACTTCCGCAATCGTTGAAGCGATCGTCACCGCCGATTCGCGCCTCGAACCGGCGGTCATCGGCGCCGCTGAGGGAACGATCAAGAACGCGTGCCGCAACCGCCGCCACGACGACGGGCTGATTGACGAGACCATGAGCGTGATTCGCGTTGACGCGGCGACCGGCAAGCCGCTGGCCGTCGTGGTCAACTTCGCGGCGCACGCGACGGTGATCGGCGGCGAGCCCGTGCTCATCAGCGCGGACTTCCCGCGCGGGGTCTATGACGGCGTCCAGCGGGAGTTGGGCGTGCCCGCCATCTTCTTCAATGGCGCGCAGGGGGATCAGTCTCCAGGCAACCCGACCCAGGCGACTGGCGACCGGTACGCGCGCGCCAAGGCGCTCGGCGAAGCGCTTGCGGCGAAGGCTTTGGAGATTCGCAGCGCCATCGAGCCGCACGCCGACGTGACCGTCACGACAGCCTACGAGGACGTTGCCTTGCCGCCTGCCACCATGCCTCTCATGCCGAAGGCCACCGGGCCGTACATGAGCATGGCCTTCGATAACGCTCTGCTCGTCGCGGTTCCCGGCGAGTGCATCTCGGAGATCGGCCGCGGGGTCAAGGACGAACTGCGCAAGTCGGGGAAGACGCCCTTCTTCGTCGGGCTGGCGAACGATCAGCTTGGCTACATCCTGACCGAGGCGGAGTACAACTACGACTTCGGGCCCGGCAAGGAGAAGGGCGGATACGAGCGAACGATTTCGCTCTTCGGCCCGAAGTTCGGCGAGTTGACGCAGAGCAAGCTGGTGGAACTCGCAGAGAAGGCGAACAACGGCGCGTAG
- a CDS encoding SDR family oxidoreductase, which produces MSASDMESSFAGRIALITGGGRGIGRAIALAFAERGADVAVCARTAGEVEAVAAEVRALGRRTLPLTCDVSDEAQVGRLAERVTADLGPVDILVNNAGALKLAPVIETETEDWDRIIAVNLRGVFLCCKAFAPAMVERKCGTIINIASNAGKRPYYNQGAYVASKFGVVGLTRVLAWELQEHNIRVTAICPGGVNTRLVAQARPDLDASEWMEPAEIARLALFIAGLSPQVAVDEVVIRRFAAGVD; this is translated from the coding sequence ATGAGCGCGTCGGACATGGAGAGCAGCTTCGCGGGCAGGATCGCCCTGATTACCGGGGGCGGACGCGGGATCGGAAGAGCGATTGCGCTCGCCTTCGCCGAGCGCGGGGCCGACGTCGCGGTGTGCGCGCGCACGGCCGGCGAAGTCGAGGCGGTCGCGGCGGAAGTGCGCGCGCTTGGGCGTAGGACTCTTCCGCTGACGTGCGATGTGTCCGACGAGGCGCAGGTGGGGCGGTTGGCCGAACGCGTGACTGCCGACCTCGGCCCGGTGGACATACTCGTCAACAACGCCGGCGCGCTGAAGCTAGCGCCGGTGATCGAGACCGAGACCGAGGACTGGGATCGCATCATCGCCGTGAACCTGCGCGGCGTTTTCCTGTGCTGCAAGGCTTTCGCCCCGGCGATGGTCGAGCGAAAGTGCGGGACGATCATCAACATCGCATCCAACGCGGGCAAGAGGCCATACTACAATCAGGGCGCGTATGTCGCATCGAAGTTCGGCGTCGTGGGCCTGACCAGGGTGCTGGCGTGGGAATTGCAGGAGCACAACATTCGCGTGACCGCGATTTGTCCGGGCGGCGTCAACACGCGATTGGTGGCGCAGGCACGGCCCGATCTCGATGCCTCGGAATGGATGGAACCCGCGGAAATCGCGCGCCTGGCGTTATTCATCGCGGGCCTCTCGCCGCAGGTCGCGGTCGATGAGGTGGTGATTCGACGGTTCGCGGCTGGGGTGGACTAG
- a CDS encoding class I tRNA ligase family protein: MPQTIFIGVAWPYANGPLHLGHVAGCYLPADIFARFHRARGNRVLMVSGSDQHGTPVTVRADQEGVTPAEIAERFHQSFLESWRQLGISFDLYTGTETDNHTRVAQDIFLRLLERGHLLRQHMDAFFCQGCRRFLPDRYVQGVCQHCSAETLRGDQCEACGTPLDTADLADPRCRLCSGEAETRSTEHFFLDLSQFEQPLREWVGKQEHWRPNV; encoded by the coding sequence GTGCCCCAGACCATTTTCATTGGAGTTGCGTGGCCCTATGCCAATGGCCCGCTGCATCTCGGCCACGTCGCCGGCTGCTATCTGCCCGCCGATATCTTCGCCCGCTTCCACCGCGCGCGCGGCAACCGCGTGCTCATGGTCTCGGGCAGCGACCAGCACGGCACCCCCGTCACCGTCCGCGCCGACCAGGAAGGCGTGACCCCCGCCGAGATCGCCGAGCGCTTTCACCAGAGCTTCCTCGAATCGTGGCGGCAGCTCGGGATTTCCTTCGACCTCTACACCGGCACCGAAACCGACAACCACACCCGCGTCGCCCAAGATATCTTCCTGCGCCTGCTCGAGCGCGGGCATCTCCTGCGCCAGCACATGGACGCGTTCTTCTGTCAGGGCTGCCGGCGCTTTCTCCCCGACCGCTACGTCCAGGGCGTCTGCCAGCACTGCAGCGCGGAAACCCTGCGCGGCGACCAGTGCGAGGCCTGCGGCACCCCTCTCGACACTGCGGATCTGGCGGATCCCCGCTGTCGCCTGTGCAGCGGCGAGGCCGAGACCCGCAGCACCGAGCACTTCTTCCTCGACCTGTCCCAGTTCGAGCAGCCGCTGCGCGAGTGGGTCGGCAAGCAGGAGCACTGGCGCCCGAACGTC